The following proteins are co-located in the Rhodococcus opacus B4 genome:
- a CDS encoding phosphopantetheine-binding protein, with translation MTDNNGTLDRAQIFADTARVLDVELDELVADVSLIDQGLDSVRLMALVEEWRNAGADVDFVTLASTPVLDNWVDELVAK, from the coding sequence ATGACCGACAACAACGGAACGCTCGACCGGGCGCAGATCTTCGCCGACACGGCGCGCGTCCTCGACGTCGAACTGGACGAACTGGTGGCCGACGTGAGCCTGATCGATCAGGGCCTCGACTCCGTGCGCCTGATGGCGCTCGTCGAGGAATGGCGCAACGCCGGAGCGGATGTCGACTTCGTGACGCTGGCCAGCACACCGGTTCTCGACAACTGGGTCGACGAGCTCGTGGCGAAGTGA
- a CDS encoding Lrp/AsnC family transcriptional regulator, with translation MTERRFSLDQRIVAALQVDGRCSWSRIAQALGEPERNVTRHGIALLESGRVAVTAVANSGGTAIVRLQCSPGTVRVAASALAQRSDCIFVYILTGTADCVAEIHVSRDRLPKLVMDELPATMGVVRSWTDPVLRYFRTVREWEAGVLTPAEKESIGGVAPPASFLTDLDRGTRDPVDRTIIRELMQNGRVGTTALARTAGVSEATARRRVQSLLTEGAISLRVVVDPAMFGLRAEAMLFIKTQRNRIEPLVRGMLEMPYVRYAAGTAGEYQVVANIAAPDESVLYDYITTAPWVADALALETNMVVQAVKRSGRVM, from the coding sequence ATGACCGAACGCAGGTTCTCGCTCGATCAGCGGATCGTCGCTGCCCTCCAGGTCGACGGGCGGTGCTCGTGGAGCCGGATCGCGCAGGCGCTCGGCGAACCCGAGCGGAACGTCACCCGGCACGGGATCGCGCTCCTCGAGTCCGGCCGGGTGGCTGTCACCGCCGTCGCGAACAGCGGCGGCACCGCGATCGTCCGCCTCCAGTGCTCCCCGGGAACGGTGCGGGTGGCGGCGAGCGCCCTCGCCCAGCGCAGCGACTGCATCTTCGTGTACATCCTCACCGGCACCGCCGACTGTGTGGCGGAGATCCACGTGTCCCGGGACCGCCTCCCGAAACTCGTCATGGACGAACTGCCCGCGACGATGGGCGTCGTCCGGAGCTGGACCGACCCCGTGCTGCGGTACTTCCGCACGGTCCGCGAATGGGAGGCCGGGGTGCTGACCCCCGCCGAGAAGGAATCGATCGGCGGGGTGGCGCCTCCAGCGTCCTTCCTCACCGATCTGGACCGCGGCACCCGGGATCCCGTCGATCGCACCATCATCCGTGAACTCATGCAGAACGGAAGGGTGGGCACCACGGCGCTCGCCCGGACCGCGGGGGTGTCCGAGGCGACGGCCCGGCGGCGCGTCCAGTCACTGCTCACCGAGGGGGCGATCAGTCTCCGCGTGGTGGTGGATCCGGCGATGTTCGGGCTGCGGGCCGAGGCGATGCTGTTCATCAAGACCCAGCGCAACCGGATCGAACCACTGGTGCGGGGGATGCTCGAGATGCCCTACGTGCGGTACGCCGCGGGCACGGCGGGCGAGTACCAGGTGGTCGCCAACATCGCCGCGCCCGACGAGTCGGTGCTCTACGACTACATCAC
- the entS gene encoding enterobactin transporter EntS codes for MNRGSIIVQILDKLVIDIDPLRTSREFRYIFVARVVSIFGLGFLVVAIPLQMYELTRSTAHVAAVATVLGLTTFGATFVGGALADRCDRRRVIAIARGTAGVFFAVLAVNAFLPEPQVWVIYLCAVVDGACGGISATALMAVTPSLIPRDKLAAAGALMALTADLGSMIGPALGGVVIALGGVGANYTLAAITTAITTFCITRLPSLPPPNEVSESPLRSVAGGFRFAIGDRVIGGLLLAGFVSMLLAGWAVLIPEYAAEVLGVGPAAMGLLYAAPAIGAVVGSLTSGWTGTVRRSGLAVFAAMLISAAGLVGAGAVGSVIVAVAGLLAHGFGEAVADILRFATVQKYTPDEYHGRIAGVWTAQVTAGASVGAFVAGVVAAVVPVHLALTVYGATGLVATVLLWAILPTLRRLDESRTPTPVA; via the coding sequence GTGAATCGGGGCTCGATCATCGTGCAGATCCTCGACAAACTGGTCATCGACATCGACCCGCTGCGGACCAGCCGCGAGTTCCGGTACATCTTCGTCGCCCGGGTGGTGTCGATCTTCGGGCTCGGCTTCCTCGTCGTGGCGATCCCCCTGCAGATGTACGAGCTCACCCGCTCCACCGCACACGTGGCGGCCGTCGCAACGGTGCTGGGACTCACCACGTTCGGTGCCACGTTCGTCGGCGGCGCACTCGCCGATCGGTGTGATCGCCGACGGGTCATCGCGATCGCCCGCGGCACGGCCGGGGTGTTCTTCGCCGTGCTGGCCGTCAACGCGTTCCTTCCCGAACCGCAGGTGTGGGTGATCTACCTGTGCGCCGTCGTGGACGGGGCGTGCGGCGGCATCTCGGCGACGGCGCTGATGGCCGTGACCCCCAGCCTCATTCCGCGGGACAAGCTGGCCGCGGCGGGGGCGCTCATGGCCCTGACCGCGGATCTCGGATCGATGATCGGTCCCGCGCTCGGCGGTGTCGTGATCGCGCTCGGCGGGGTCGGCGCCAACTACACGCTGGCCGCGATCACCACCGCGATCACGACGTTCTGCATCACCCGGCTGCCCTCGCTCCCACCGCCCAACGAGGTGTCCGAGTCGCCGCTGCGGTCGGTGGCCGGGGGATTCCGGTTCGCGATCGGCGACCGGGTGATCGGCGGACTGCTGCTCGCCGGGTTCGTATCGATGCTCCTCGCCGGCTGGGCCGTCCTCATTCCCGAATACGCCGCCGAGGTACTCGGCGTCGGCCCCGCTGCCATGGGTCTGCTGTATGCGGCGCCCGCGATCGGCGCCGTCGTCGGTTCCCTCACCAGCGGCTGGACGGGGACGGTGCGACGGTCCGGACTCGCCGTGTTCGCCGCGATGCTGATCTCCGCGGCCGGACTGGTGGGGGCAGGCGCTGTCGGGTCGGTGATCGTCGCCGTGGCCGGGCTGCTCGCACACGGCTTCGGGGAGGCGGTGGCCGACATCCTCCGCTTCGCGACGGTGCAGAAGTACACGCCGGACGAGTACCACGGGCGGATCGCCGGGGTGTGGACCGCGCAGGTCACCGCCGGCGCGTCGGTCGGCGCGTTCGTCGCGGGCGTGGTCGCGGCCGTGGTCCCGGTGCACCTGGCGCTGACCGTCTACGGCGCCACCGGGTTGGTGGCGACGGTGCTGCTCTGGGCGATTCTGCCGACGCTGCGCCGACTGGACGAGAGCCGGACGCCGACGCCCGTGGCCTAA